A single Bacteroidota bacterium DNA region contains:
- a CDS encoding cytochrome c oxidase subunit II produces the protein MVKFLIYVVVVLAVYAIAQLVRVFEIASALKGSKPHEINDTDNKNQGRMMLLFWLAFVVFCIWEVMEHGHKILPKAASDVGADIDWLMWLNMSIISVVFLITNTLLFYFAYKYQGSKSRTATFYPHNNKLELIWTVVPAVVLFVIIFLGIKKWNNITDVPSNDAIVIELYAKQFDWTARYAGKDNVLGKSNYKLISGSNSLGMDSTDKAGWDDMLVRNEFHIPKGKQISFRMNSRDIIHSAYFPHFRQQMNAVPGMTTEMHFVPTMTTKEMRAETKNDKFDYVLLCNKICGASHYNMQMIVVVDEEKEYAEWLSKQKPFFTKTVLTSNEENKKIALNN, from the coding sequence ATGGTAAAATTTCTAATTTACGTTGTAGTTGTACTTGCTGTGTATGCAATTGCTCAGCTAGTGAGAGTTTTTGAAATAGCTTCAGCTTTAAAAGGCTCTAAACCGCATGAAATAAATGATACTGACAATAAGAACCAAGGACGAATGATGTTGTTGTTTTGGTTGGCATTTGTAGTATTTTGTATATGGGAGGTAATGGAGCATGGTCATAAAATATTACCTAAAGCAGCATCTGATGTGGGTGCTGATATAGACTGGTTAATGTGGCTTAATATGTCAATAATATCTGTTGTTTTCCTTATAACCAATACACTACTATTTTATTTTGCCTATAAATACCAAGGTAGCAAATCAAGAACAGCAACGTTTTATCCGCATAATAATAAATTAGAGTTGATTTGGACTGTTGTTCCTGCAGTGGTTCTTTTTGTAATTATCTTTTTAGGAATTAAGAAATGGAATAACATTACAGATGTTCCTTCAAACGATGCTATTGTAATTGAACTATATGCAAAACAGTTTGATTGGACTGCTCGTTATGCAGGTAAAGACAATGTGTTAGGAAAATCTAATTATAAATTGATTTCAGGTTCTAACTCCTTGGGTATGGATTCTACAGATAAGGCAGGATGGGATGATATGTTAGTAAGAAATGAGTTTCATATTCCTAAAGGCAAGCAAATATCATTTAGAATGAACTCTCGAGATATTATACATAGTGCATATTTTCCTCATTTCCGTCAGCAAATGAATGCGGTACCTGGTATGACTACTGAAATGCATTTTGTTCCAACAATGACTACAAAAGAAATGCGAGCTGAAACGAAGAACGATAAATTCGATTATGTTTTGTTGTGTAACAAAATATGTGGTGCAAGTCATTACAATATGCAAATGATAGTTGTTGTTGACGAAGAAAAGGAATACGCAGAATGGTTGTCAAAACAAAAGCCTTTTTTTACAAAAACTGTTTTAACTAGTAACGAAGAGAATAAAAAAATAGCTCTTAATAATTAA